Proteins encoded in a region of the Panicum hallii strain FIL2 chromosome 3, PHallii_v3.1, whole genome shotgun sequence genome:
- the LOC112884418 gene encoding RING-H2 finger protein ATL70-like, translating into MVEREAAFAVASVLAVVTVAVLLRACSRRAAPAPPRRREEARDRRRRTVAADAAFFAGGAADVEAGLDDAALRALPKVIYGDEADEAAGKAKAACCAVCLGEYAGGDVLRVLPRCAHAFHQRCVDRWLRLHPTCPVCRSPPATSPATATAPAAPTQP; encoded by the coding sequence ATGGTGGAGCGGGAGGCCGCCTTCGCCGTCGCCAGCGTCCTGGCCGTGGTCACCGTGGCCGTCCTGCTGCGCGCGTgctcccgccgcgccgcgcccgcgcctccgcgccggagggaggaggcgcgcgatcgccgccgccgcacggtCGCGGCGGACGCCGCCTTCttcgcgggcggcgcggcggacgtCGAGGCGGGCCTCGACGACGCCGCGCTCAGGGCGCTGCCCAAGGTGATCTACGGCGACGAAGCCGACGAGGCGGCCGGGAAGGCGAAGGCGGCGTGCTGCGCGGTGTGCCTGGGCGAGTACGCCGGCGGCGATGTGCTCCGGGTGCTGCCTCGGTGCGCGCACGCGTTCCACCAGCGCTGCGTCGACCGGTGGCTGCGGCTGCACCCGACGTGCCCCGtctgccgctcgccgccggcgaccagcCCCGCCACGGCAACAGCGCCGGCCGCGCCCACGCAGCCCTGA
- the LOC112884417 gene encoding methyl-CpG-binding domain-containing protein 11-like: MATDGEQQQAQPAEEVVSVEMPAPEGWTKKFTPQRGGRSEIVFVSPTGEEIKNKRQLSQYLKAHPGGPAASEFDWGTGDTPRRSARISEKVKVFDSPEGEKIPKRSRNSSGRKGKQEKKEAPETEEAKDAEAGKNAEEAPNEDAATKDTDVEMKPAEEVKEAPTGTEDAEKSADKADAPAPAPAEEEKKETEKPAESDVAPPTSLEEKKDVEKKDVAEEKKEDAKPAEPEAPAPASNPTDNSAPAPAEPAAAATPASETKSDAAAPASGTKPDVAPVENSADKGASQESQPNAVNNGQLPPSAVKCT; encoded by the exons ATGGCGACGGACGgcgagcagcagcaggcgcagCCGGCGGAGGAGGTCGTGTCCGTCGAGATGCCCGCGCCCGAGGGGTGGACCAAGAAG TTTACTCCCCAGAGAGGAGGAAGATCTGAGATTGTTTTTGTTTCACCAACTGGAGAGGAAATTAAGAACAAGAGACAACTAAGCCAGTACCTAAAGGCACACCCTGGAGGCCCTGCTGCTTCTGAGTTTGATTGGGGAACTG GTGATACCCCAAGACGTTCTGCTCGCATTAGTGAGAAAGTCAAGGTTTTTGATAGCCCGGAAGGTGAGAAGATCCCGAAACGCAGCAGGAACTCAAGTGGCCGAAAGGGCAAGCAGGAGAAAAAAGAGGCCCCTGAAACTGAAGAAGCCAAAGATGCTGAAGCTGGCAAGAATGCAGAGGAGGCCCCTAATGAAGATGCCGCCACGAAGGACACTGATGTGGAGATGAAGCCTGCTGAAGAGGTGAAAGAGGCTCCTACTGGAACTGAAGACGCGGAGAAGTCTGCTGACAAGGCTGATGCTCCTGCTCCAGCACCtgcagaagaagaaaagaaggaaaccgAGAAACCTGCTGAATCTGATGTTGCCCCTCCCACGTCATTGGAGGAGAAGAAAGACGTGGAGAAGAAAGACGTGGCAGAAGAGAAGAAGGAAGATGCCAAGCCAGCTGAGCCTGAAGCTCCAGCTCCAGCAAGCAACCCTACTGACAACTCAGCCCCTGCTCCCGCTGAGCCTGCTGCAGCTGCCACTCCAGCGTCTGAAACCAAATCAGACGCTGCTGCTCCAGCGTCTGGAACCAAACCAGATGTTGCTCCAGTAGAGAACTCCGCTGACAAAGGCGCTAGCCAGGAGAGCCAGCCGAACGCCGTCAACAACGGGCAGCTGCCGCCCTCCGCGGTGAAGTGCACCTGA
- the LOC112885762 gene encoding uncharacterized protein LOC112885762 produces the protein MVARMMRWPRPPPARNFRVRLVVRRAEGLLPPPAPLSPEGSPEAEAKVFVEVSWKGPKMSPLSSLRRAQRPPRNQTRKEALPAAGAAPAPADVEDGATAPAPTMVAVAWEEEFERDAALTATSHREATAFHPWDVSFSVVSESNKMSKSKLVLGTASLNLADYASAAEEEIEIILPLSAPNGATDLAPSLHLTLSLAELRISPQSPDASQRSIVVAPLSPSSGDSVPSGKDEASVIKVGLRNLKLLRDLVSTRRFRKTNQDCDSSEEKYYVHSDGAEFSCDTDSLDDDLDDKELDDDLGGSTVRKSFSYGSLHTMNVGALLYAPRIDGDDGWIHYSHRNSDVSYHVEQVPSSTAEEHASIPVRRKRSILPVRWRKTKLPKAKGEPLLKPYGEEGGDDIDYDRRLLTPSDGSVSEGSNGSTNSMVSVFGDDDFVVGNWELKEVFSRDGHLKLSTHVFFASIDQRSERAAGESACTALVAVIADWFQANQDLMPIRSQFDNLIREGSLEWRKLCENETYRERFPDKHFDLETVLHAKIRPLTVAPSKSFIGFFHPEGTEDVSGFDFLDGAMSFDNIWDEISRAAECSTGKSTLYIVSWNDHFFVLKVDADAYYIIDTLGERLSEGCNQAYILKFDDNTTIHKVPAEKEANPDSSGGLKDSSESSSSTEQDSGTDSEECELVLKGKDACKEYIKSFLAAIPIRELQADIKKGLMASTPLHHRLQIEFHYTESCPAETTMPSPFPTFEFCWPDPPSPTPAMEVVITHPPPMEVAVTHAVAVV, from the exons ATGGTGGCGAGGATGATGCggtggccgcggccgccgccggcgcggaaTTTCCGCGTCCGGCTGGTGGTGCGCCGGGCGGAGGGgcttctgccgccgcccgcgcccctctcGCCCGAGGGGTCCCCCGAGGCGGAGGCGAAGGTGTTCGTGGAGGTGAGCTGGAAGGGCCCGAAGATGTCGCCGCTGAGCTCGCTGCGGCGCGCCCAGCGGCCGCCCAGGAACCAGACGCGGAAGGAGGCGCTGCCGGCAGCCGGAGCCGCGCCCGCCCCGGCCGACGTCGAGGATGGCGCCACCGCCCCTGCGCCGACGATGGTGGCGGTGGCGTGGGAGGAGGAGTTCGAGAGGGACGCGGCGCTCACGGCGACGTCGCACCGTGAGGCCACCGCGTTCCACCCCTGGGACGTCTCCTTCTCCGTCGTCAGC GAATCAAATAAAATGTCAAAGAGCAAACTTGTTCTGGGAACTGCTTCACTGAACCTTGCAGATTACGCATCTGCTGCTGAAGAGGAAATCGAGATAATTCTACCATTGTCGGCGCCCAATGGTGCAACTGACCTGGCCCCATCGCTCCAT CTAACTTTGAGCCTGGCGGAACTAAGAATTTCTCCACAATCACCTGACGCTTCACAGCGTTCTATTGTTGTTGCCCCACTGTCACCTTCCTCTGGTGATTCTGTTCCTTCTGGAAAAGATGAGGCTTCTGTCATTAAAGTGGGGCTGAGAAATCTTAAACTCCTAAGAGATCTAGTGTCGACACGGAGGTTCAGAAAGACTAACCAAGACTGTGATAGCAGTGAGGAGAAGTACTATGTTCATAGTGATGGTGCAGAATTTTCTTGTGATACTGACTCCCTCGATGATGATCTGGATGATAAAGAGCTGGATGATGACTTGGGGGGTTCAACCGTCAGGAAGTCATTCAGCTATGGCTCACTGCACACTATGAATGTTGGTGCCCTACTTTATGCACCTAGGATTGATGGAGATGATGGATGGATACATTACAGTCACCGAAATTCTGATGTCAGTTATCATGTTGAGCAAGTGCCATCCTCCACTGCCGAGGAGCATGCTTCCATCCCTGTACGGCGAAAGAGGAGCATACTTCCCGTTCGATGGAGGAAGACAAAATTGCCAAAGGCTAAAGGGGAGCCTTTGTTGAAGCCATATGGAGAGGAGGGCGGTGATGATATTGACTATGATCGTCGGCTGTTGACCCCTTCTGATGGATCTGTTTCAGAA GGATCAAATGGCTCCACTAATAGTATGGTGTCAGTATTTGGTGATGACGATTTTGTTGTGGGGAACTGGGAGTTGAAGGAAGTATTTAGCCGTGATGGCCACTTGAAGCTTTCTACCCATGTCTTCTTTGCATCAATAGACCAGAGAAGCGAACGAGCTGCGGGGGAGAGTGCCTGCACAGCACTTGTGGCTGTTATTGCGGACTGGTTCCAAGCAAACCAGGACCTAATGCCCATCAGGTCACAATTCGACAACCTTATCCGAGAAGGATCTCTAGAATGGAGGAAGCTTTGCGAGAATGAGACCTACAGGGAGCGCTTTCCGGACAAACACTTTGATCTTGAAACAGTCCTGCATGCAAAGATCCGCCCACTAACAGTTGCTCCTAGCAAGTCATTCATTGGGTTCTTCCATCCTGAAGGTACTGAGGACGTAAGTGGATTCGACTTCCTTGATGGTGCTATGTCATTCGATAACATCTGGGATGAGATAAGCCGAGCGGCGGAGTGCTCCACTGGAAAATCTACCCTGTACATTGTTAGTTGGAATGACCACTTTTTCGTCCTAAAGGTTGACGCCGATGCTTATTACATCATTGATACACTTGGTGAGAGGCTGTCTGAAGGTTGTAACCAGGCATACATCTTGAAGTTTGATGACAACACCACGATTCATAAAGTACCTGCTGAAAAGGAGGCGAATCCTGATTCCAGTGGAGGCCTCAAGGATTCCTCTGAGAGCTCCTCCTCAACTGAGCAAGACAGCGGAACTGACAGTGAAGAGTGTGAGCTTGTGTTGAAGGGTAAGGATGCGTGCAAGGAGTACATCAAAAGTTTCTTGGCTGCCATCCCGATCCGTGAGCTGCAGGCTGACATCAAGAAGGGTCTCATGGCATCAACTCCGCTGCACCACCGCCTCCAGATCGAGTTCCATTATACGGAATCATGCCCTGCTGAAACAACCATGCCTTCTCCATTCCCCACTTTTGAATTTTGTTGGCCTGACCCACCATCACCAACACCTGCCATGGAGGTCGTGATAACCCATCCACCGCCCATGGAGGTCGCAGTAACCCATGCTGTCGCTGTTGTATAG